Proteins encoded together in one Deinococcus sp. Marseille-Q6407 window:
- a CDS encoding FAD-binding oxidoreductase yields MPHPQFTAAAQAAWQERFGEQFTLAAAVREQHGRDESRETPVLPDAVVFARSEEDVIAALRLASEQGLPVVPWSAGSSLEGQLIPVQGGISLDLSGLNRILEVRPGSFQATVQAGVTYPELNRQLRREGLFFPVDPGAEASLGGMASTNASGTAAVRYGTTRDNILSLRAVLPGGEVVQLGSRARKTAAGYDLRGLFIGAEGTLGVITELTVRLYPLPAHVVALRANFGSIEEGAACAALLMGAALQPERLELIDAGEVAAVNEYLGRGYTVAPTLWMEFAAATEGALEGTLALARELCEDSGGTGLETAYSEPERAALWEARHKAYYAITAQHPGHAFLTTDICVPIQNLPDMVAYTAELCREENLDASLVGHVGDGNFHMTFHAAPDDTARWAAIHGVYDRMIAHALEHGGTCTGEHGVGLHKKGHLASEHGDTLELMRQIKAVFDPQGIMNPGKIF; encoded by the coding sequence ATGCCCCATCCTCAATTCACGGCAGCGGCCCAGGCCGCCTGGCAGGAACGTTTCGGCGAGCAGTTCACCCTGGCGGCGGCGGTACGCGAACAGCACGGCCGCGACGAGAGCCGCGAGACACCCGTCTTGCCCGACGCGGTGGTGTTCGCCCGCAGCGAGGAAGACGTGATTGCCGCGCTGCGGCTGGCTTCCGAGCAGGGGCTGCCGGTGGTGCCCTGGTCGGCCGGCAGCAGCCTGGAAGGCCAGCTGATTCCGGTGCAGGGCGGAATTTCGCTGGATCTGAGCGGCCTGAACCGGATTCTGGAAGTGCGCCCCGGCAGTTTTCAGGCCACCGTGCAGGCCGGCGTGACCTACCCGGAGTTGAACCGGCAGCTGCGGCGCGAAGGGCTATTCTTTCCGGTGGACCCCGGCGCGGAAGCCTCACTGGGCGGCATGGCCAGCACCAACGCGTCGGGCACGGCGGCGGTGCGCTACGGCACCACCCGCGACAACATTCTGTCGCTGCGGGCGGTGCTGCCCGGCGGCGAGGTGGTGCAGCTGGGCAGCCGCGCCCGCAAGACGGCGGCCGGCTACGACCTGCGTGGGCTATTTATCGGCGCCGAGGGCACCCTGGGCGTGATCACCGAGCTGACGGTGCGGCTCTATCCTCTGCCGGCCCACGTGGTAGCGCTGCGGGCCAATTTCGGCAGCATCGAAGAAGGGGCCGCCTGCGCGGCGCTGCTGATGGGCGCCGCCCTGCAACCCGAGCGCCTGGAACTGATTGACGCCGGCGAGGTGGCAGCGGTGAACGAGTACCTGGGCCGCGGCTACACCGTGGCGCCAACCCTCTGGATGGAGTTCGCGGCGGCCACCGAGGGGGCGCTGGAAGGCACCCTGGCCCTGGCCCGCGAGCTGTGTGAGGACAGTGGCGGCACCGGCCTGGAAACCGCCTACAGCGAACCCGAGCGGGCCGCCCTCTGGGAAGCCCGGCACAAGGCCTACTACGCTATTACGGCGCAGCACCCCGGCCACGCTTTTCTGACCACCGACATCTGCGTGCCGATTCAGAACCTGCCGGACATGGTGGCCTACACCGCCGAGCTGTGCCGCGAGGAGAACCTGGACGCCAGCCTGGTGGGCCACGTGGGCGACGGCAATTTCCACATGACTTTCCATGCCGCGCCGGACGACACCGCACGCTGGGCGGCCATCCACGGGGTCTACGACCGGATGATCGCCCACGCCCTGGAACACGGCGGCACCTGCACCGGCGAGCACGGGGTGGGCCTGCATAAAAAAGGCCACCTTGCCAGCGAACACGGCGACACCCTGGAACTGATGCGGCAGATCAAGGCCGTCTTTGACCCGCAGGGCATCATGAATCCGGGCAAGATTTTCTAA
- the icd gene encoding NADP-dependent isocitrate dehydrogenase, which yields MESKIKVPEQGEKITMQGGQLQVPNRPIIPFVEGDGTGRDIWRASVRVFDAAVEKAYGGQKKIEWMEVYAGEKANEVYGEAVWLPDETVQAFQDYLVGIKGPLTTPVGGGIRSINVALRQELDLYACVRPVQYFRGVPSPVKRPEDIDMVIFRENTEDIYAGIEFKDGTPERDQLRDFLIGTMGVKNIRFPDTTGLGIKTVSKEGTERLVRAAIQYAIDNDRKSVALVHKGNIMKFTEGSFRDWGYAVAKNEFGAKELDGGPWMELPNGIVIKDVIADNFLQQILLRPTDYDVVATLNLNGDYLSDALAAQVGGIGIAPGANINYVTGHAIFEATHGTAPKYADKDVINPSSVILSGEMMLRHLGWNEAADLIIHALDKTIQDKTVTYDFARDMEDATQVKTSEFADNIIKNMDQVK from the coding sequence GTGGAAAGTAAGATTAAAGTTCCGGAACAGGGCGAGAAGATCACCATGCAGGGTGGTCAGCTCCAGGTGCCCAACCGCCCCATCATTCCTTTCGTCGAAGGCGACGGCACGGGCCGCGACATCTGGCGCGCCAGCGTGCGCGTGTTTGACGCTGCCGTGGAAAAAGCCTACGGCGGCCAGAAAAAGATCGAGTGGATGGAAGTCTACGCCGGTGAAAAGGCCAACGAGGTCTACGGCGAAGCTGTCTGGCTGCCCGACGAAACGGTCCAGGCCTTCCAGGATTACCTGGTCGGTATCAAGGGCCCGCTGACCACCCCGGTGGGCGGCGGCATTCGTTCGATCAACGTGGCGCTGCGCCAGGAGCTGGACCTGTACGCCTGCGTGCGCCCGGTGCAGTACTTCCGGGGCGTGCCCAGCCCGGTCAAGCGGCCCGAGGACATCGACATGGTGATCTTCCGTGAAAACACAGAAGACATCTATGCCGGCATCGAGTTCAAGGACGGCACCCCCGAGCGCGACCAGCTGCGCGACTTCCTGATCGGCACCATGGGCGTCAAGAACATCCGTTTCCCCGACACCACCGGCCTGGGCATCAAGACCGTGTCCAAGGAAGGCACCGAGCGTCTGGTGCGCGCCGCCATTCAGTACGCCATTGACAATGACCGCAAGTCGGTGGCGCTGGTGCACAAGGGCAACATCATGAAGTTCACCGAAGGTTCCTTCCGCGACTGGGGCTACGCTGTCGCCAAGAACGAATTCGGCGCCAAGGAGCTGGACGGCGGCCCCTGGATGGAACTGCCCAACGGCATCGTCATCAAGGACGTGATTGCCGACAACTTCCTGCAGCAGATTCTGCTGCGCCCCACCGACTACGACGTGGTGGCGACCCTGAACCTGAACGGCGACTACCTGTCCGACGCTCTGGCGGCGCAGGTGGGCGGCATCGGCATTGCGCCCGGTGCCAACATCAACTATGTGACCGGCCACGCCATCTTCGAGGCCACCCACGGCACCGCGCCCAAGTACGCCGACAAGGATGTCATCAACCCCTCCAGCGTGATTCTGAGCGGCGAGATGATGCTGCGTCACCTAGGCTGGAACGAAGCGGCCGACCTGATCATTCACGCCCTGGACAAGACCATTCAGGACAAGACCGTGACCTACGACTTTGCCCGCGACATGGAAGACGCCACCCAGGTGAAGACCAGCGAGTTCGCCGACAACATCATCAAGAACATGGATCAGGTGAAGTAA
- the truA gene encoding tRNA pseudouridine(38-40) synthase TruA translates to MSDAPPQFPPDPAAPRPLHYAPPEGWTRVLLTAAWDGSAYGGWQSQPNAPSVQDTLHAALTRLGLDAARPVAAGRTDAGVHALSMPAHVDLQAPRIPAERLALALARQLPRSVVVLDARSAPAGFHARFSCTQRQYLYQILNAPARHPLEEGRSLWVRGALDLAAMNAAAEHLTGLHDFAAFATKEDRQTVRELQRLAVTASALPYGRRVTLEVVGESFLRHMVRGLVGTLLAVGQGKLPPEAVADILASTDRRQAGINVAPDGLYFAGAHYAGFPNLYPARRSG, encoded by the coding sequence ATGAGTGACGCCCCGCCCCAGTTTCCGCCCGACCCCGCCGCCCCGCGCCCGCTGCACTACGCGCCGCCAGAGGGCTGGACGCGGGTGCTGCTGACAGCGGCCTGGGACGGCAGCGCGTACGGCGGCTGGCAAAGTCAGCCCAACGCGCCCAGTGTGCAGGACACCCTGCACGCCGCTCTGACCCGGCTGGGGCTGGACGCCGCCCGCCCGGTGGCCGCCGGCCGCACCGACGCCGGAGTCCATGCCCTGAGCATGCCGGCGCACGTGGATCTGCAGGCCCCCCGCATCCCGGCGGAGCGGCTGGCGCTGGCGTTGGCCCGTCAACTGCCGCGCAGCGTGGTGGTGCTGGACGCCCGCTCGGCCCCGGCAGGCTTTCACGCCCGCTTTTCCTGCACCCAGCGGCAGTATCTCTACCAGATTCTAAACGCCCCGGCGCGGCATCCGCTGGAAGAGGGCCGCTCGCTGTGGGTACGCGGCGCGCTGGACCTGGCCGCCATGAACGCCGCCGCCGAGCACCTGACTGGCCTGCACGATTTCGCGGCGTTTGCCACCAAGGAGGACCGCCAGACCGTGCGCGAGTTGCAGCGGTTGGCAGTCACGGCCTCAGCCCTACCTTACGGCCGGCGGGTCACTCTGGAAGTGGTGGGCGAAAGCTTCCTGCGCCACATGGTGCGCGGGCTGGTGGGCACCCTGCTGGCGGTGGGTCAGGGCAAACTGCCCCCGGAAGCGGTGGCGGACATCCTGGCCAGCACCGACCGGCGGCAGGCCGGCATCAACGTGGCGCCGGATGGACTGTATTTTGCCGGTGCTCACTACGCGGGGTTCCCGAACCTGTACCCAGCCAGGCGCAGCGGCTAG
- a CDS encoding DinB family protein, with protein MTQADPRAQASTLAFARLLPKLFRGGQAFLSVEEIISDISPEQAAQQPERLPHSVASLLDHVNWWNRWMLDILESGEAKPYPEHAADTWREVPAGEWNAVKTEFYDLLARIDAHAARPDLSNPVNFEETVGELLADFALHTAHHFGQIISVRQSIGAWPPSGGGDTW; from the coding sequence ATGACCCAAGCCGACCCCCGCGCCCAGGCCTCGACCTTGGCCTTTGCCCGCCTACTGCCCAAACTGTTCCGGGGCGGACAGGCTTTTCTCAGCGTGGAGGAAATCATTTCCGACATCAGTCCCGAGCAGGCCGCGCAGCAACCGGAGCGGCTGCCGCACTCGGTGGCGAGCCTGCTGGACCATGTGAACTGGTGGAACCGCTGGATGCTGGACATTCTGGAAAGCGGCGAGGCCAAGCCCTATCCCGAGCACGCTGCCGACACCTGGCGCGAGGTGCCAGCCGGGGAATGGAATGCCGTCAAGACCGAGTTCTACGATCTGCTGGCCCGTATAGATGCCCACGCCGCCCGCCCGGACCTATCCAACCCGGTCAACTTCGAGGAAACGGTGGGCGAGCTGCTGGCCGATTTCGCGCTGCATACCGCGCACCATTTCGGGCAGATCATCAGCGTGCGCCAGAGCATCGGCGCCTGGCCGCCCTCGGGCGGCGGGGATACCTGGTAA
- the era gene encoding GTPase Era, which yields MTNPELQNDTHAGFVAIVGKPNVGKSTLLNAFLNTKVAPTSNRPQTTRRGVRGIFSDETHQIVFVDTPGVHKPKDALGKYMNNEVSTALSDIDAVIWVVDLRHPPTDEDRLVARQIRELPKPLFLVGNKQDAAKYPEEATRLYEALLEGREGDTSVTSLSAQKNDAKVTALRQQILDVLPENPFFFPQGSASDQSREQWAAEIIREEAMVRLRDELPYAVATRVNRWTERDDGLQRIEGEIVVEKVAHKGMVIGSGGKQLREIGTAARKQLETLLNAKVFLGLEVVVIPGWREDPEALRELGYE from the coding sequence ATGACCAATCCCGAGCTCCAGAACGACACCCACGCCGGTTTTGTGGCGATTGTCGGCAAGCCCAACGTGGGCAAATCCACCCTGCTGAACGCATTTCTTAACACCAAGGTGGCGCCGACCAGCAACCGTCCCCAGACCACCCGCAGGGGCGTGCGCGGCATTTTCAGCGATGAGACCCACCAGATCGTGTTTGTGGATACTCCCGGTGTCCACAAGCCCAAAGACGCCCTGGGCAAGTACATGAACAATGAAGTCAGCACGGCGCTGTCGGATATTGACGCGGTGATCTGGGTGGTGGACCTGCGCCACCCACCCACCGACGAGGACCGACTGGTGGCCCGGCAGATCCGCGAACTGCCCAAGCCGCTGTTTTTGGTGGGCAATAAGCAGGACGCCGCCAAGTACCCCGAAGAAGCCACCCGCCTGTATGAAGCGCTGCTGGAAGGCCGCGAGGGCGACACCAGCGTGACCAGCTTGAGCGCCCAGAAAAATGACGCCAAGGTGACGGCGCTGCGCCAGCAGATACTGGACGTACTGCCGGAAAACCCGTTCTTCTTTCCGCAGGGCAGCGCCAGCGACCAGAGCCGCGAGCAGTGGGCTGCCGAGATCATCCGCGAAGAAGCGATGGTGCGGCTGCGCGACGAACTGCCCTACGCGGTGGCGACCCGGGTCAACCGCTGGACCGAGCGCGACGACGGCCTGCAGCGCATTGAGGGCGAGATCGTGGTGGAAAAGGTGGCCCACAAGGGTATGGTGATCGGCAGCGGCGGCAAGCAGCTGCGCGAAATCGGCACTGCCGCCCGCAAGCAGCTGGAAACCCTGCTGAACGCCAAAGTGTTCCTGGGCCTGGAAGTGGTGGTGATCCCCGGCTGGCGTGAAGACCCCGAAGCCCTGCGCGAACTGGGCTACGAGTAA